The following are encoded together in the Glycine max cultivar Williams 82 chromosome 8, Glycine_max_v4.0, whole genome shotgun sequence genome:
- the LOC100781066 gene encoding ubiquitin fusion degradation protein 1 homolog encodes MFFDGYGYHGTSFEQIYRCYPASFIEKPQIESGDKIIMPPSALDRLASLHIDYPMLFELRNDAAERVSHCGVLEFIAEEGMIYMPYWMMENMLLQEGDIVKVKNVTLPKGTYVKLQPHTKDFLDISNPKAILETTLRNFSCLTTGDSIMVAYNNKKYYIDIIETKPDNAISIIETDCEVDFAPPLDYKEPEKPIAPLSAGKAAVAAEETPAEEEPKFNPFSGTGRRLDGKPLNYQPPPVSSSGSKDQKSDVVNSLSSTASSSQSNARQSQGKLVFGSNANRTNETGKAKESKPEPPKEKEEPKFQPFSGKKYSLRG; translated from the exons TTTTTTGACGGATATGGATATCATGGGACATCATTTGAGCAGATATATCGATGCTACCCAGCTTCCTTTATTGAAAAG CCCCAAATTGAAAGTGGTGACAAAA TTATCATGCCTCCATCAGCCCTTGACCGTCTAG CATCTCTGCATATTGATTACCCAATGTTGTTTGAACTCCGTAATGATGCTGCCGAGCGGGTTTCTCATTGTGGGGTTCTGGAGTTCATTGCTGAGGAAGGCATGATATACATGCCATACTGG ATGATGGAGAACATGCTTTTACAAGAGGGGGACATTGTTAAAGTGAAAAATGTGACACTTCCAAAGGGGACATATGTTAAGTTACAGCCTCACACAAAAGACTTCTTGGATATTTCCAATCCAAAAGCTAT CTTAGAAACAACATTGAGGAATTTTTCCTGCTTGACTACTGGAGATAGCATCATGGTGGCTTACAACAACAAGAAATATTACATAGATATTATAGAAACTAAGCCTGACAATGCCATAAGCATAATTGAGACTGACTGTGAGGTGGACTTTGCTCCTCCCTTGGATTACAAGGAACCTGAAAAACCCATTGCACCCCTTTCTGCCGGAAAGGCAGCAGTGGCTG CTGAGGAGACCCCTGCTGAAGAGGAGCCCAAGTTCAACCCATTTTCTGGAACTGGGAGACGCTTGGATGGAAAACCATTAAATTATCAGCCTCCTCCAGTTTCTTCTTCAGGGTCCAAGGACCAGAAATCTGATGTTGTCAATTCGCTGTCTTCTACAGCTTCTAGTTCACAAAGTAATGCTCGTCAATCTCAGGGCAAGCTTGTGTTTGGGTCAAATGCAAACCGTACTAATGAGACAGGAAAG GCGAAAGAGTCAAAACCAGAGCCACCTAAAGAGAAAGAAGAGCCGAAATTTCAACCTTTTTCAGGGAAGAAGTATTCTTTACGGGGTTAA